In the Hordeum vulgare subsp. vulgare chromosome 7H, MorexV3_pseudomolecules_assembly, whole genome shotgun sequence genome, one interval contains:
- the LOC123410799 gene encoding uncharacterized protein LOC123410799, whose protein sequence is MARALTSRAAATLSQRLLARPAAAALGGRRANHTRRPGAGGAMVLELDAAGASPATGEGAGALKRRLEEAIDGAMARMSEPEWAPFRPGTSYFAPPRPAGAALGLLELVTRGGGIGVLPPMLSDDEARAVASSSRGYPCSSYFVDGRFPDEEAEGLVEDADLAEED, encoded by the exons ATGGCGCGGGCGCTCACCTCCCGTGCGGCGGCGACCCTGTCCCAGCGTCTGTTGGCCCGGCCCGCGGCGGCGGCCCTGGGCGGCCGCCGCGCCAACCACACGCGGCGCCCGGGCGCGGGGGGCGCGATGGTGCTGGAGCTGGACGCGGCGGGGGCGTCGCCGGCGACCGGGGAGGGCGCGGGCGCGCTCAAGCGGCGGCTGGAGGAGGCCATCGACGGCGCCATGGCTCGCATGTCCGAGCCCGAGTGGGCGCCCTTCCGGCCCGGCACCTCCTACTTCGCGCCGCCCCGGCCCGCGGGCGCCGCCCTCGGCCTGCTCGAGCTCGTCACCCGCGGCGGCGGGATCGGGGTGCTCCCGCCCATGCTCTCCGACGACGAggcccgcgccgtcgcctcctcctcccgcggctACCCCTGCTCCTCCTACTTCGTCGACG gacgcttcccggatgaggAGGCGGAGGGATTGGTAGAGGATGCAGATCTAGCCGAAGAGGATTGA
- the LOC123407305 gene encoding TBC1 domain family member 5 homolog B-like isoform X1, with translation MPEPPAGQRFSGLRSARWRTDLGVLPGSPDVPTNELRRAAADSRRRYANLRRRLLIDPHLSKDEDGAPDLVVENPLSQNPESTWGQYFRNAELEKMLNQDLSRLYPELGEFFQTTTCQSMLERILLVWSLRYPEYGYKQGMHELLAPLLYVLHIDVQHFKQVKELHEELLGDDFDGQTFPDRFLLNRSDRTNSSEGSAAKIRSLDELDAGTRDLLLINDAYGAEGELGIILSEKFMEHDAYCMFENLMNGVNGAQGVVAITDFYSLSPATESSAGLTPVREASSAIYHLLASVDSSLHSHLVELGVEPQYFALRWLRVLFGREFTLDNLLFIWDEIFSSPNHSYCTDIKNRGDYQFKVLCSPRGALILSMAVSMMLHLRSSLLGSEHATSCLVRLLNFPQDVDLKNLIEKAKLLQSLALEANLPLSPLTGKSPLTPPNYWEETWKMLQMSGDKRSGSSTFRIKGRGFLRRSVSNTESNVSRTEGANVDISNSTSTSQPEPIVDEPNATDIVPVNLINSLPPMPTEHRKDCVSQGTADIVRSTSSSLCEAGSHDGYHTTSAKIKDRIGAAREYLSRNRPPSSRRHTDHDHDTRHEEEPCVSHDAKVVNEPDPLSLHNDNTYEPSQSDGKTDEAVTTDQTLESVGYQINQEHSICSDIGPSLKVADKELVGTLRSFGESMVQNIQVIELHFRPNLHMASVQNGPRSTEQAKALAAIEELKKISDLLRRV, from the exons ATGCCGGAGCCACCGGCGGGCCAGCGCTTCTCCGGCCTCCGCAGCGCCCGGTGGCGCACCGATCTCGGCGTCCTGCCCGGCTCCCCCGACGTCCCCACCAACGagctccgccgcgccgccgccgactCCCGCCGCAG GTATGCTAAtttgcggcggcggctgctgataGATCCCCATCTCTCCAAGGATGAGGACGGCGCTCCTGATCTTGTTGTGGAGAACCCACTATCACAGAACCCAG AAAGCACTTGGGGTCAATACTTCAGGAATGCAGAACTGGAGAAAATGCTGAACCAAGATCTGTCCCGACTCTATCCTGAATTGGGAGAATTTTTCCAAACAACCACATGTCAGTCCATGCTTGAACGGATACTGTTAGTATGGAGCCTTAGATACCCAGAGTATGGATATAAACAAG GAATGCATGAACTCTTAGCTCCTCTGCTTTATGTCCTTCACATTGATGTGCAGCACTTTAAACAAGTTAAGGAGCTTCATGAAGAGCTTCttggtgatgattttgatggcCAGACATTTCCAGATAGGTTTTTGCTGAACAGGAGTGACAGGACAAACAGTTCTGAGGGTAGTGCAGCTAAAATTAGAAGTTTGGATGAGCTTGATGCTGGTACTAGGGACCTCCTCTTGATAAATGATGCATATGGAGCAGAGGGTGAGCTGGGTATCATTTTATCTGAAAAGTTTATGGAGCATGATGCCTATTGTATGTTTGAGAATTTGATGAACGGGGTGAATGGTGCTCAAGGTGTGGTCGCTATTACTGACTTCTATTCTCTCAGTCCTGCAACAGAATCAAGTGCGGGTTTAACACCTGTAAGGGAGGCATCATCTGCCATATATCACTTGCTTGCTAGTGTGGATTCCTCTCTTCACAGTCATCTCGTAGAGTTGGGAGTAGAACCTCAGTACTTTGCACTACGATGGCTTCGAGTCCTATTTGGTCGTGAATTTACTCTCGACAATCTTCTGTTTATTtgggatgaaatcttctcttcgccAAACCATTCATACTGTACAGACATAAAGAATCGGGGAGACTATCAGTTTAAGGTTTTATGTTCTCCCCGTGGTGCCCTGATTTTGTCAATGGCAGTCTCAATGATGCTTCATCTCAGATCCTCCTTGCTGGGAAGTGAGCATGCGACTTCTTGCCTGGTGAGATTGTTAAATTTTCCTCAAGATGTTGACTTGAAGAACTTGATTGAGAAGGCCAAGTTATTGCAATCGTTAGCTTTAGAAGCGAACCTTCCGTTGTCTCCTCTGACAGGAAAATCTCCCTTGACTCCACCCAATTATTGGGAAGAGACATGGAAGATGCTTCAGATGTCAGGAGACAAACGAAGTGGCAGTTCAACCTTTAGGATAAAAGGAAggggatttttaagaagaagtgTGTCTAACACGGAATCAAATGTTTCCAGAACAGAAGGTGCAAATGTTGATATCAGCAATTCGACTTCAACTAGCCAGCCCGAGCCTATTGTTGATGAACCGAACGCTACTGATATAGTTCCTGTCAATTTGATAAACAGTTTACCACCCATGCCTACAGAACACCGAAAGGATTGTGTTAGCCAAGGTACTGCAGATATTGTTAGAAGTACCTCAAGCAGTCTATGTGAGGCAGGCTCGCATGATGGTTACCATACAACTTCTGCCAAGATTAAAGATCGTATTGGAGCAGCTCGTGAGTATTTATCGAGGAATAGGCCTCCATCGTCTCGGCGTCATACTGATCATGACCATGATACCCGTCATGAGGAAGAACCATGTGTTTCCCATGATGCCAAGGTGGTTAATGAGCCAGATCCACTCTCTTTGCATAATGATAATACTTATGAACCCAGTCAGAGTGATGGTAAGACTGATGAAGCAGTTACTACAGATCAAACATTGGAATCGGTGGGTTATCAGATAAATCAAGAGCATAGCATATGTTCTGACATAGGCCCAAGTTTGAAGGTGGCTGATAAGGAGTTGGTTGGAACATTAAGGTCTTTTGGTGAATCAATGGTTCAAAATATTCAG GTTATTGAACTACACTTTCGACCAAATTTACACATGGCATCAGTGCAAAATGGTCCCAGAAGCACAGAGCAAGCCAAGGCGCTTGCAGCCATCGAGGAACTCAAGAAGATCAGTGATCTTTTACGTCGTGTTTAA
- the LOC123410798 gene encoding putative clathrin assembly protein At5g57200 isoform X2: protein MGSGTWRKAYGALKDSTKVGLANFNSEYKDLDIAIVKATNHVECPPKERHFRRIMFSTSVNRPRADVAYSICTLARRLSKTKNWIVALKTLIVIHRLLREGDGTFKDDFLSYSYRGNILQLPNFRDDSSPLAWDCSAWVRLYAFYLHERVECFRILKYDVEADRLMKLPQASGKAHSRTRTLPCADLLDQLPALQKLLLRLISCQPESAACTNHLVQYALALVLKESFKIYCSINDGIINLVDMYFDMAKTDAIKALEIYKRAGQQAEKLSAYYDYCKHLELARTFQFPTLRQPPSSFLVTMEEYIREAPRVSITRKSASSPSDHEDEAPLEAEKPVEEEKEEPAEPAPEEEPQYIALSEEDEPPPLPPTTGDLLNLDEELHPMIADLEQSNALALAIVEPGSENNASAPLDLFAMDKAGWEMALVTAPSNHTSQPAVSQLPGGFDKLLLDSLYEDEARRQQIASVTYTGGVTVNPFDPNDPFAMSNSFAPPSNVQFAMMGQQQQYYQAPQHDYFQMQQQQHQMMSMPPPQTYQQQQAQYAVNAGLSNPFGDPFSALVTMANPPKQNNLQI from the exons ATGGGGTCCGGCACCTGGCGCAAGGCCTACGGCGCCCTCAAGGACTCCACCAAGGTTGGCCTCGCCAACTTCAACAGCGAGTACAAG GATTTGGATATCGCCATCGTGAAGGCGACGAACCACGTGGAGTGCCCGCCCAAGGAGCGGCACTTCAGGA GGATAATGTTTTCGACCTCGGTGAATCGCCCGCGGGCCGACGTCGCCTACTCCATATGTACATTAGCCAGGAGACTGTCCAAGACCAAGAACTGGATA GTTGCACTTAAAACATTGATAGTGATacataggttactgagggaaggcGACGGGACATTCAAAGATGACTTCCTGAGCTACTCATACAGAGGAAACATTTTGCAGCTTCCAAATTTCAGGGATGACTCGAGCCCATTAG CTTGGGATTGCTCTGCTTGGGTTCGCCTGTATGCATTCTACCTACATGAACGCGTCGAATGCTTTAGGATCCTAAAATACGACGTCGAAGCCGATCGTCTGATGAAATTACCGCAGGCTTCTGGCAAG GCACACAGTAGAACAAGAACCCTTCCGTGCGCAGATCTTTTAGATCAGTTGCCTGCATTGCAGAAACTACTACTCCGGCTTATTTCTTGCCAG CCTGAAAGTGCAGCCTGCACAAATCACCTTGTACAATATGCATTAGCCCTT GTTTTGAAGGAGAGCTTCAAAATATACTGTTCGATAAATGACGGCATCATCAATCTTGTTGATATG TATTTTGATATGGCAAAAACCGATGCTATCAAGGCCCTTGAAATTTATAAAAGAGCTGGACAGCAG GCAGAAAAGCTTTCTGCATATTATGACTACTGCAAACATCTTGAGCTCGCCAGGACTTTCCAGTTTCCTACTTTGAGGCAG CCACCTTCTTCATTCCTTGTAACTATGGAGGAGTACATCAGAGAAGCACCCCGTGTCAGCATCACGAGAAAGAGTGCG AGTTCACCTAGTGACCACGAAGATGAAGCTCCACTGGAAGCCGAGAAACCGGttgaagaggagaaagaagagccagCAGAACCTGCACCTGAAGAAGAGCCACAATATATCGCTCTCTCAGAAGAAGATGAACCCCCACCATTGCCGCCAACCACTGGGGATCTATTA AACTTGGATGAGGAATTGCACCCCATGATTGCAGATCTCGAACAAAGCAACGCACTTGCTCTTGCTATCGTGGAACCAG GGAGTGAGAACAATGCCTCGGCCCCTCTAGACTTGTTTGCCATGGACAAAGCTGGGTGGGAAATGGCACTGGTCACTGCACCAAGTAACCACACAAGCCAACCAGCTGTCAGCCAATTG CCCGGAGGGTTCGACAAGCTGCTGCTAGACAGCCTATACGAAGATGAGGCAAGGAGGCAGCAAATCGCCAGCGTGACCTACACCGGTGGCGTCACAGTGAACCCATTTGACCCCAACGACCCGTTCGCCATGTCCAACAGCTTCGCACCGCCATCGAATGTGCAGTTCGCCATGAtggggcagcagcagcagtactacCAGGCACCGCAGCATGACTACTTCCAGatgcagcagcaacaacatcaaatGATGTCGATGCCGCCACCCCAAACATACCAGCAGCAGCAGGCTCAGTATGCCGTGAACGCTGGATTATCCAACCCGTTCGGAGATCCGTTCAGCGCCCTTGTCACGATGGCGAATCCGCCAAAGCAAAACAATCTTCAGATTTAG
- the LOC123407306 gene encoding diphthamide biosynthesis protein 3: MSAYDEVEIEDMEWSEELAAYTYPCPCGDLFQITLADLRLGEEIARCPSCSLFLTVVYNEEDFADAKEPPQKPPAAPQPVAVA, translated from the coding sequence ATGTCGGCGTACGACGAGGTGGAGATCGAGGAcatggagtggagcgaggagctggCGGCGTACACGTACCCCTGCCCCTGCGGCGACCTCTTCCAGATCACGCTCGCCGACCTCCGCCTCGGGGAGGAGATCGCGCGCTGCCCCTCCTGCTCGCTCTTCCTCACCGTCGTCTACAACGAGGAGGACTTCGCCGACGCCAAGGAGCCCCCGCAGAAGCCGCCGGCCGCCCCgcagcccgtcgccgtcgcctga
- the LOC123410798 gene encoding putative clathrin assembly protein At5g57200 isoform X1, whose translation MGSGTWRKAYGALKDSTKVGLANFNSEYKDLDIAIVKATNHVECPPKERHFRRIMFSTSVNRPRADVAYSICTLARRLSKTKNWIVALKTLIVIHRLLREGDGTFKDDFLSYSYRGNILQLPNFRDDSSPLAWDCSAWVRLYAFYLHERVECFRILKYDVEADRLMKLPQASGKAHSRTRTLPCADLLDQLPALQKLLLRLISCQPESAACTNHLVQYALALVLKESFKIYCSINDGIINLVDMYFDMAKTDAIKALEIYKRAGQQAEKLSAYYDYCKHLELARTFQFPTLRQPPSSFLVTMEEYIREAPRVSITRKSASSPSDHEDEAPLEAEKPVEEEKEEPAEPAPEEEPQYIALSEEDEPPPLPPTTGDLLNLDEELHPMIADLEQSNALALAIVEPGSENNASAPLDLFAMDKAGWEMALVTAPSNHTSQPAVSQLQPGGFDKLLLDSLYEDEARRQQIASVTYTGGVTVNPFDPNDPFAMSNSFAPPSNVQFAMMGQQQQYYQAPQHDYFQMQQQQHQMMSMPPPQTYQQQQAQYAVNAGLSNPFGDPFSALVTMANPPKQNNLQI comes from the exons ATGGGGTCCGGCACCTGGCGCAAGGCCTACGGCGCCCTCAAGGACTCCACCAAGGTTGGCCTCGCCAACTTCAACAGCGAGTACAAG GATTTGGATATCGCCATCGTGAAGGCGACGAACCACGTGGAGTGCCCGCCCAAGGAGCGGCACTTCAGGA GGATAATGTTTTCGACCTCGGTGAATCGCCCGCGGGCCGACGTCGCCTACTCCATATGTACATTAGCCAGGAGACTGTCCAAGACCAAGAACTGGATA GTTGCACTTAAAACATTGATAGTGATacataggttactgagggaaggcGACGGGACATTCAAAGATGACTTCCTGAGCTACTCATACAGAGGAAACATTTTGCAGCTTCCAAATTTCAGGGATGACTCGAGCCCATTAG CTTGGGATTGCTCTGCTTGGGTTCGCCTGTATGCATTCTACCTACATGAACGCGTCGAATGCTTTAGGATCCTAAAATACGACGTCGAAGCCGATCGTCTGATGAAATTACCGCAGGCTTCTGGCAAG GCACACAGTAGAACAAGAACCCTTCCGTGCGCAGATCTTTTAGATCAGTTGCCTGCATTGCAGAAACTACTACTCCGGCTTATTTCTTGCCAG CCTGAAAGTGCAGCCTGCACAAATCACCTTGTACAATATGCATTAGCCCTT GTTTTGAAGGAGAGCTTCAAAATATACTGTTCGATAAATGACGGCATCATCAATCTTGTTGATATG TATTTTGATATGGCAAAAACCGATGCTATCAAGGCCCTTGAAATTTATAAAAGAGCTGGACAGCAG GCAGAAAAGCTTTCTGCATATTATGACTACTGCAAACATCTTGAGCTCGCCAGGACTTTCCAGTTTCCTACTTTGAGGCAG CCACCTTCTTCATTCCTTGTAACTATGGAGGAGTACATCAGAGAAGCACCCCGTGTCAGCATCACGAGAAAGAGTGCG AGTTCACCTAGTGACCACGAAGATGAAGCTCCACTGGAAGCCGAGAAACCGGttgaagaggagaaagaagagccagCAGAACCTGCACCTGAAGAAGAGCCACAATATATCGCTCTCTCAGAAGAAGATGAACCCCCACCATTGCCGCCAACCACTGGGGATCTATTA AACTTGGATGAGGAATTGCACCCCATGATTGCAGATCTCGAACAAAGCAACGCACTTGCTCTTGCTATCGTGGAACCAG GGAGTGAGAACAATGCCTCGGCCCCTCTAGACTTGTTTGCCATGGACAAAGCTGGGTGGGAAATGGCACTGGTCACTGCACCAAGTAACCACACAAGCCAACCAGCTGTCAGCCAATTG CAGCCCGGAGGGTTCGACAAGCTGCTGCTAGACAGCCTATACGAAGATGAGGCAAGGAGGCAGCAAATCGCCAGCGTGACCTACACCGGTGGCGTCACAGTGAACCCATTTGACCCCAACGACCCGTTCGCCATGTCCAACAGCTTCGCACCGCCATCGAATGTGCAGTTCGCCATGAtggggcagcagcagcagtactacCAGGCACCGCAGCATGACTACTTCCAGatgcagcagcaacaacatcaaatGATGTCGATGCCGCCACCCCAAACATACCAGCAGCAGCAGGCTCAGTATGCCGTGAACGCTGGATTATCCAACCCGTTCGGAGATCCGTTCAGCGCCCTTGTCACGATGGCGAATCCGCCAAAGCAAAACAATCTTCAGATTTAG
- the LOC123407305 gene encoding TBC1 domain family member 5 homolog B-like isoform X2 — protein sequence MHELLAPLLYVLHIDVQHFKQVKELHEELLGDDFDGQTFPDRFLLNRSDRTNSSEGSAAKIRSLDELDAGTRDLLLINDAYGAEGELGIILSEKFMEHDAYCMFENLMNGVNGAQGVVAITDFYSLSPATESSAGLTPVREASSAIYHLLASVDSSLHSHLVELGVEPQYFALRWLRVLFGREFTLDNLLFIWDEIFSSPNHSYCTDIKNRGDYQFKVLCSPRGALILSMAVSMMLHLRSSLLGSEHATSCLVRLLNFPQDVDLKNLIEKAKLLQSLALEANLPLSPLTGKSPLTPPNYWEETWKMLQMSGDKRSGSSTFRIKGRGFLRRSVSNTESNVSRTEGANVDISNSTSTSQPEPIVDEPNATDIVPVNLINSLPPMPTEHRKDCVSQGTADIVRSTSSSLCEAGSHDGYHTTSAKIKDRIGAAREYLSRNRPPSSRRHTDHDHDTRHEEEPCVSHDAKVVNEPDPLSLHNDNTYEPSQSDGKTDEAVTTDQTLESVGYQINQEHSICSDIGPSLKVADKELVGTLRSFGESMVQNIQVIELHFRPNLHMASVQNGPRSTEQAKALAAIEELKKISDLLRRV from the exons ATGCATGAACTCTTAGCTCCTCTGCTTTATGTCCTTCACATTGATGTGCAGCACTTTAAACAAGTTAAGGAGCTTCATGAAGAGCTTCttggtgatgattttgatggcCAGACATTTCCAGATAGGTTTTTGCTGAACAGGAGTGACAGGACAAACAGTTCTGAGGGTAGTGCAGCTAAAATTAGAAGTTTGGATGAGCTTGATGCTGGTACTAGGGACCTCCTCTTGATAAATGATGCATATGGAGCAGAGGGTGAGCTGGGTATCATTTTATCTGAAAAGTTTATGGAGCATGATGCCTATTGTATGTTTGAGAATTTGATGAACGGGGTGAATGGTGCTCAAGGTGTGGTCGCTATTACTGACTTCTATTCTCTCAGTCCTGCAACAGAATCAAGTGCGGGTTTAACACCTGTAAGGGAGGCATCATCTGCCATATATCACTTGCTTGCTAGTGTGGATTCCTCTCTTCACAGTCATCTCGTAGAGTTGGGAGTAGAACCTCAGTACTTTGCACTACGATGGCTTCGAGTCCTATTTGGTCGTGAATTTACTCTCGACAATCTTCTGTTTATTtgggatgaaatcttctcttcgccAAACCATTCATACTGTACAGACATAAAGAATCGGGGAGACTATCAGTTTAAGGTTTTATGTTCTCCCCGTGGTGCCCTGATTTTGTCAATGGCAGTCTCAATGATGCTTCATCTCAGATCCTCCTTGCTGGGAAGTGAGCATGCGACTTCTTGCCTGGTGAGATTGTTAAATTTTCCTCAAGATGTTGACTTGAAGAACTTGATTGAGAAGGCCAAGTTATTGCAATCGTTAGCTTTAGAAGCGAACCTTCCGTTGTCTCCTCTGACAGGAAAATCTCCCTTGACTCCACCCAATTATTGGGAAGAGACATGGAAGATGCTTCAGATGTCAGGAGACAAACGAAGTGGCAGTTCAACCTTTAGGATAAAAGGAAggggatttttaagaagaagtgTGTCTAACACGGAATCAAATGTTTCCAGAACAGAAGGTGCAAATGTTGATATCAGCAATTCGACTTCAACTAGCCAGCCCGAGCCTATTGTTGATGAACCGAACGCTACTGATATAGTTCCTGTCAATTTGATAAACAGTTTACCACCCATGCCTACAGAACACCGAAAGGATTGTGTTAGCCAAGGTACTGCAGATATTGTTAGAAGTACCTCAAGCAGTCTATGTGAGGCAGGCTCGCATGATGGTTACCATACAACTTCTGCCAAGATTAAAGATCGTATTGGAGCAGCTCGTGAGTATTTATCGAGGAATAGGCCTCCATCGTCTCGGCGTCATACTGATCATGACCATGATACCCGTCATGAGGAAGAACCATGTGTTTCCCATGATGCCAAGGTGGTTAATGAGCCAGATCCACTCTCTTTGCATAATGATAATACTTATGAACCCAGTCAGAGTGATGGTAAGACTGATGAAGCAGTTACTACAGATCAAACATTGGAATCGGTGGGTTATCAGATAAATCAAGAGCATAGCATATGTTCTGACATAGGCCCAAGTTTGAAGGTGGCTGATAAGGAGTTGGTTGGAACATTAAGGTCTTTTGGTGAATCAATGGTTCAAAATATTCAG GTTATTGAACTACACTTTCGACCAAATTTACACATGGCATCAGTGCAAAATGGTCCCAGAAGCACAGAGCAAGCCAAGGCGCTTGCAGCCATCGAGGAACTCAAGAAGATCAGTGATCTTTTACGTCGTGTTTAA